TTGAGATAATCGTCCAGAGCGGTGAGGAGGTTAAGGACCCCGAGAAGAACATTCCCAAAGCAATAGTCGTTTCGCTGTGGGTTGCAGTTGCCATTTACATTCTCATTGCCTTCTCTCTTCTGGGGGCTGTTAGGGCTGATGTGCCGAGCTGGATGTATCTCGGCCAGCTGGCGGAGCTGAGCCTTGTCAAGGTTGCGGACAGCATCATGCCCCTTGGCGGGTGGATGATTCTGGCAGGAGGGCTGATTTCAACCATAAGCGCAATGAACGCCACAATTTACTCCTCCTCGAGGGTAATCTTTGCTTTAAGCCGCTCCGGCTACCTACACCGCTCTCTTTCAGCGATAAACGAGAGAACCAAAACCCCACACTACGCCATCTTTTTCAGCTATATTATAATCGCCGCAGCTTCTCTCGCTCCAATTGAGGCGGTAGCATCTGCGGCAAGCCTGATGTTCATAATCCTCTTTCTCGCTGTTAACGTCACGCTCATCATTCTCCGCCTGAGGAGGCCGGACATTCAGAGCGCCTTCCGCCTTCCGCTCGTGCCGGTACTTCCAGCCATTGCCGCGGCTCTGCTCGCAGTCGTCTCATACTTCCTCATAACGCAGGTTGAACACGGAGAGGGTGTTTTCCTGATCACAATTGCGTGGATGTTCCTCGGCTCCTTCTTCTACTTTGCCTACTCCGAAAAGGAGCTGGAGAAGAGGGAGGAAGAGGAAGTAATGACGGTCTTCACCGAAAAACCTGTGGAGAAAATGGAGTACACGATTCTCGTTCCCGTTGCAAATCCGGTAATTGCTAAAAAGCTCGTTAGGTTTGCTGAGTTAATAGCGAGGAAGAAGAAGGGGGCGGTTGTCATTCTCAACACCGTGAGGCTTCCTCAGCAAACTCCAATATCTGCTCCAGCTAAAGATGTGAAGAAGGCCAAGGAGCTTGTTGAAGGACTTATGAACCTCAGCGTTCCCTCGGGCGGGGTGGTAAAGGTGAGCCACAGCGTTTCGGAAGCGATTCTCAGCACCGCTGAAGAGTGGAAGGCTAACATGATCGTCATGGGATGGAGAGGCAGAACCTTCAGGAGGGACGTCGTTCTTGGCAGCACCATCGACCCTGTGCTTTTGAAGGCGAAATGCGATGTTGTGGTGATACGATTTGAACCGGGAGAGAAGATTCCCGAATTCAGGGACGTTTTGATTTCCACAATTGGCGGACCGCACGCCAAGCTTGGTTACGAGATTGCAAGGGCTTTGGTTGAGGACAAGAGCGGAAGGATTAAGCTGCTTTACGTCGGAAGCTCGGAAAAGGAGAGGGAAAAGGCGGAGAAAGTGTTTGAAGAGGCTATGGAGATTTTGAATGGGCTTAACGTGGAAAGGGAATTTGCCATCAGCTCCTCCCCCTCTGACGTCGTGGCGAGAGAGGCGGAGAGCTTTGATTTGGTAATAGTAGGCGCATCGGAGAGAACCTTCCTGAAGAACTTTCTCACAGGACTGTTTCCGGAGAAAGTGGTTATGAAAACGTCGAAGACCGTTGCTATGACAAGGAAGTGGGTCGGGCTGCTGAATCGCTAAACCTTTTCCATTTTCTTTGCAAATTTTCTGTAGATTTCAAACAGCTCAGGAGTTGCGAGGTGTATTTCGAAGGGGGCAAAGACGTCAATATCTTTGAGAATTTGCCCAACAATTTTCGCCCTGTCCTCGTTTCTTTTTGGAACATGTTTGGATACGATTAAGATGTCGATGTCGTTCGCTGGAGTGTGTCTGCCCTCAACAACCGAGCCGAAAACGTACACTTCAGCATCCTCAAGCATTTTTTTGGCCAGCTTCTTTATGATCTTGGCATAGTGGCGGTAGTTCTCGAAGTACTTCCTCTCCTCTCTGGCCGTTTCAATGAAAACATCAAAGCTCATAAGGCATCAACCAGATCTCGGATTTTCCTCGCCAATTTTAGCATGTTCTCAACTTCTATCCTCTCAAATTCCGATGGAATGTAGCGGGAGGTTATGTAGGCATTCTCCACATTGGAGATTCTGTCTATGTTCTCCCTCATGAACTCCTCAACAGCATCAATTTTTCCCGAAGCCTTCCCAATCTCCCTGAGTAATCGCTTTATCGAGGGCGTTTTCGGATAATCGCCAACTTTTTTGAAAAGAGCGTACTTCAGGTAAAGCTCGACAAATTGCTGGATGTTGAAGGCTGCAATATCGTAAACCCCAGATTCAATCAACTGTTCAGCATTTTTAAGGAACTTGAAAGCTCTCTCCCTTAAAATTTCCATTTCCTCAATGCCCATTGAAGTTTAATTGGCACCAAAAGTAATTAACCTTTCCATCAACAGCCATTATGCCCAAACTCGGCTTCGTTCAGGTTGAGGTTTCGACGAGGTGTCAGCTTAGCTGCCTGATGTGCCCGAAATCCTGCTTTAGCGATGAGTGGATAGCCAAGGACATGAATATGGAAACTTTCAGGCTCATCCCCTTCAAAAAGTTCCATTACGCCCATCTGCAGGGCTGGGGGGAGCCTCTGCTCAACCCGAACATTGGGGAGATGGTTGATATTGCTGCAAAAAGCTGCAAAGTTGGTTTGACGACCAACGGCCTGCTAATTGACCACCATATCGACTCAATCCTGAAGCTCGACCTTCTTGCCGTCTCAGTTGCAAGCGGTGATGCGAGACAGCATGAAAGGGTGAGGGGATGCAGCCTTGAAAAGCTTGCAGGGAATATAAAGCTTGTCTCAGAGAGCAGAGGCAAAAGGCCGAAAATCGTGATTGCGACGATGATGCTGAAATCCACAATTGAGTCTCTCCCCAAACTCATCGATTTCGCCGCCGAATGCGGGGCGGATGAGGTTATAGCCAACAACCTCGATTACATTCCCTCGAAAGAGCTTGTGGGAGAGGAGGTTTTTGGGTTAACGGCTGATAAAGACGTGGAAAAGGCTGTGGAGCAGGCTGGAAAGAGGGCGGAGGAGCTGGGAATTGGCTTTATCGCAAAGCCGAGACTGATGGAGGAGGCTTTGGTCTGTGCAGAAAACCCGGTGGAGAACTGCGTTGTTGCAGTTGATGGCAGAATTGCTCCCTGCGCTTACCTCAATCTGCCCACAGCAAGCGAAACAATTCCAAGGTGGTTCAGGGGAAGGACTGTGGAGGTTCCGAAGGTTTACTTCTCCAGCTTTAAGGAGTGGTTGAAGAGCGATTTCAGAGACACCTTTAAGAGACGCCTTCAGGTTCTCCACCAGTCTCTGCCAACCGAACTCCCTCCACTCCCACAGCCCTGCAGAACCTGCTACAAGGCCTATTCAGTCTAAATCGAACACAACCGTCCTGTTGAAGTAGTGCGGATGGAACTGTCTCATCCATTCGGGAATCGTCGAGTAGTCGAACTTCATGAAAATCTCCACCCTTCCCTTGTAGCCAGCCTTCCTCAGCTCAAGCTCAAGGTTTCTGTCGAGCTCATCCAGAGAGTGGCCTTTGGCCACAATTTCTTCATTCTCCGCAACCCAGACATCCCCAAATCTTAGAGTGAAACTGAGCTTCACCATAAAAAATCACATAACCTCAAAATAAAAAAATTAGGTGTAAAGGTGGGCGATCATCTGGTAGCTGATGTAGTAAAGAATGCCCAGCAGTATTATTGCCAGAATCAGGCTCGCTATGACCAGCTTTTTCTCTATGGGCAGTATCTCCTCCATGCCCACGATGACTCTCTCTGTTCCGCACGCTGCACATCTGAGTATCTCTCTGTCTCCCTCAGAGACTATCTCGGCCATCTTTCCGCAGTTCGGACAGGGCTCCTCTCTCGCCATTTTCACCACCTCACTTCAGGAACAGCAGGTGCACGTCGTGGAAGAACAGGTAGCTTATGGCCAGTCCAATCCAGATGATGAAGCCGAAGAGGCAGACGAAGTACACTAAAGCGAGCCTGCCGAGCCCCTCTTTGCGCAACACTGAGAAGTCGGATATCACTCCGATGCTGAAGAAGGTCAGGGCGAAGAATATCCTCCTGAGGCTGTTCATCTCGTTGACTGCAGCGCTGAATGGAGCGTAAGCTGCCTTGAACTGCTCGGTGGTCAGCTCGGAAACGCTGACTCCAAGGCTCGCTGCGTAGGCGTTGATTGCTGCTGATGTGAGCCATGCAACGATGACGAAGGTCAGGAAGTAGCCGATGACGAACTTGGGGAATCTGTACCAGATTTCAACTTTCTCCACCTTCTCTCCCGGCCTTCTCTCGATCCAGTAAACCCAGACAACTGCAAGGATGAATGCCCATACGCCAATGAATATGTCAATGAATATCTTCGTCGTAACAGCGGCGTTGAGAATCCAGCCTTTGAGTGGTTCGTATTCAGGATTCCAGCCCAGTATCAGAGCTTCAACCACTTCACACTTGCAGTGGCAGCACCGTCGGTTTTGACAGCGAGTCCCATCCATGCTCCAGCCACGAGGGGCTGGTGCTGCAGGAAGGTTGCGGCAAGGAAAGGTAGGAAGAGCAGCTCAACCACAGCAAAGACGATAACGAGCGATGCAACCATGACTGGCACCACTGGCCTTGCCCTGATGGCTCCTCCAGTTGCTATGGCCGCTGAAACACCGCAAATTGAGATACCCGACGCAAGCGGAGCAGCCCACTCCCTGCTGAAGCCGAAGTACCTCCTTGCAACCCAGTAAACGAGGGCCCAGTAAATCAGGTAGGCTTCTACAATTGCACAGAGACCTCTGAAGAGGTAGTTGTACAGAATCTCAGGTGGAATCGTAGGAGCCTTGATACCCACAACAGCACCGAGCAGAACGATGGCAGTTTTGATGAACCACTCGGGCTTGGCAGCTTCTTTAAGCCAGTTGGCAAAGCCCTTGAAGAAGTTTCCTATAATCAGGCCGAGAATCAGAGCAAAGATGTATCCTGCCTCGCCCGTCATGCGCAGCGACCACGGCACTCCAGCCTTTGCTGGGTCAGTTGCTGCAATGTAGGCATTGTGGCCAATCACCCAGCAAATCCATGTTAAGATGAATATTACTGTAAAGGCCGCGGCAAACTTTCCACCCTTCCAGCCCATCGCTACAGCGCCGATGGTTGTGAGAATCAGCAGAACAAGCCATGATACAACAAAGGAGCCAATCGGTCCGAGGTAGGCAAAGTTCTTGCTCGTCGGCCCCATGGCTTTTGAAACATCAACCCAGGTGCTTGACTTTACTACCCATCCCATGATGTCCGCACCGTACGCAGTAGCAAGGCAAAGCACGAACAGCAGCATTCCAAGCCAGAAAGCCCACCAGTCCTCTTTCTTCCACAGTGAAGACCAGTCAATTCTCCTCTCTTCTGCCATACCACCACCTCTCAACCGTCCACTACTCGCAAATCAACAAATCCCACATTCATAATTTGGTTTTAACAAAATATTAGAATATCGTCAAAAAAAGCGTCAAATAGTGTTATGCTACCCTCATAACCTCCCTTCCCTCTTCTGTGACCTCCAGAACCTTCATTCTTCCATCTTTAATCATTTTGATTAGTCCCCTTTCAGCGAGATACGCCACCCTCTTTTTGGCCGTGTTCCTCGTTATGCCAAAGTTGGTCATGACATCCTTTATTGAAGGCCTCTCCCCCACTCTGTTTTGGGCGTAAACGAACCTAAGAATTTCGTAGATTTCTGCAGGCATCTCAATTTTCTTGCTCTTTATGGCGCAGCACTCCATCTTCAACAGCTTCATCTCCCTCTCACCGAGCAGCTCGCTTTCCGTGCACACAACCAGAATCCCCTTGTTAAGAACGAAGAAAACATCCTTGAGCCTCTGTATAAGCTCATAAACCTCCTCGAAGTTCCTCTTTATCAGAAGGTAGTCGATGTCGAGCAGCACAGCATTCTTCCATCCCGGCATGTTCAAAATCTCCCTGTATATTCTGTCCGGGTCAGGTTCAAGTGTGCCGTCTCTTTTCTTTGCAGAGAGCATAAGGTGGTTACCCTCCTCGATTCCGAGAACCTCTGGATATCTTCTGCTTATCACCCTACCATTGTAACCGCACCTAATTAGGTCGTTAATAACGTCCACCGCCGTGTCGAAGCTGTCAGCGAAGTAAACTCTCCCCCTCTCAACCTCATACTTCAGCATTCTCCTCTCTGCCTCCCTCTCTGCCTGCCTCTTTTCTGAAATGTCTCTCGTAATTATCGAAATTCCTGAAAGCTCTCCCATCTCGTTGAGCAGTGGAGAAACTGTGACCTCCACGTCAATGACCACTCCGTCTTTCCTTAACCTTCTCGTCTCGAACCTCAGTCCAGACTCTCCTTCCCTTATTCTCCTGATTATGAACTCCGTCTCACCCTTAATCTCCTCAGGAAGGAGCTTGGAAGCCGGCATCCCCAGTGCCTCATCTCTTCTCCACCCAAAAAGTCTTTCGGCAGTCCTGTTCCAGCTCGTTATCTTCCCTTCTAGGTTTACGGAGTAAATGGCGTCATTGGAGTTCTCCACAATGCTTGCAAGCTGCTGCAGCCCTTTCTGAACTTCGAGAATTTCTCTCGTCCTTCTTTCCAGCTCTTCGCATGTGTTCTTAAGCTCAATTTCAGCCTTCTTCCTCCTCGTTATGTCTCTCATTATGGCCACAAAGCCTATAACTTCTCCATTGGAATCGTGAATGCTGGTGAGAGTCTGGTCAACTATTATCATCTCTCCATCCTTCCTTATTCTCGGAGCCTCAATGTCCTTGACATGTCCCTCAACAACTGCTCTCTTGAAGTTCTCGGTGCACTGCTGCCAGCGCTCCTTGGGCATTAAGAAGTTTAGAGGCTTCCCTACAGCTTCCTCGGCAGTATAGCCAAACATCATCTCCGCACCGCGATTCCACACCGTAATTCTGCTGTCAACATCAAGAATGACTATGGCATCGACAGAGTGCTCAAGAATCTCTCTGAAGAAGGCAAGCTGTCTCTCGATTTTTCTTCTTGTAGAGATGTCTCTGGCGAGGCATCTGTAAGTTCCACCGTCCTTTTTTACGATAACTTCAACAGGGGTTATTTTTCCGTCTTTAATTATTTCGTACTCAAATTTTCCAGATTCGAGCTTCTCAACGGGAAAATGCTCGAGGACGTCTCTTACGGGCTTTCCCTGAACATCTCCGAACTTGTCCCTAAAATTGGGGGACGCAAAAGTGATACAGTAATGGCTGTCGAGCTCAAAAAGCCAGCCATCCATCTCCTCAACAACACTCCTGAACCTCCTCTCACTCTCTTCCAGCGACTCTTTTTCTTTCCTAAGCTCTTCAACCATCCAGTTAAAGGCCTTTGCCAGTTCTCCAAACTCATCGGTGGATTTGGGAGTCACTGTTCTAATCTCTCCACTCACCACACTCTGAAAGGCATCCCTAAGTTCCTCCAACGGCTCAAGGATGCTTCCAGCAGAGAAGAGAGAGACAATCAGGACTATAACCACCACGTAGAGGTAGTATACTGGTGGAACGCCCATCTCCACCAGAGAAATTCCGAGAAGCAGTGAAAGGATGGATATTACGGTTAGCATCAGAACAAATCTGACGAAAACTTTCATAGCGCACCACTCCCCAGCAATAAAAGGACGAAAGCAACTCCCACTGCCCAACCGGCGTATGAGGCAAAAAGAGGCTTCACTCCAACCCTCTGCACCCTTCCTACGTTTACCGTGTAGCAGATTGCCGCAAGAGTCGTGGCGAACATCACAGTGGCAAGCGGTCTCAATGCCTGCACGACCTCTCCCGGCAAATAGGTTGAGGAGAACAGCGCCACTCCAAGGAAGCTCACGATGTACCACGGTACGTAAAACCTGCTCTCCGAGTAGATTATTGAAAGAATGAGGACGACGAGGGCTATCATTGCAATTCTGATTCCTTTTATCGCCAGTGCCTCTTCCTCAACACCAAAAAGCTGAGAGGAGATTTTCACAATCCCCGTTTGGTGAAGCGTAGCCCCTGCAAGAACGGCAAACTCATCGGGGGAGATGCTGGCGTAGTGGGCTATGCTTGGATACAGTATAGCTCCAGTGAGCCCTACGGCTGTTATAATCATAATTGCTGCCGAAAACTCCTCTTTCCTTGGTTTTATAAGGGGAGAGATTATTGCAATTGCCGAAACACCGCAAATACCACTTCCGCAGGCAAGAAGAATGGACATCTGCCTGCTTAGCTTTAACCGAGACGAGAGCCAGAAAACGGTGAGAAAGATTAGGGAGGTTGAGATGAGCGTTGCAGCCACAATTTCTGGATGGAACTCGCCCAGATAGGGGATGTTGATGTTCACACCGTAAAGGGTTATACCAATGGGGAGGAGGAAGGGAACGTATCTCTCAACCACTCTTTTCTTTTCCTCGTCCCTCTGGAGGTTTCCCGCCACTATACCAAAAACAAGAGCCAGAAAGAGGGGTTCAAGGGCAGGATCAGCAAGGTTTATGATATAAGCAGCTGCACCGCAAAGTAAAAGCAGCAATAGCATCTGAAGGTTTTTTCTCGAAACGGGCAACTCTCTGGCAACTTCAATCAGTTTTACCGTCTCGCGCATCTGCTAAATAGTCTGTACCAACATATATAAAATTTGTTTTGGGAGTAATTTTAAATACAATTTCCCCGAAGCGGAGACGTGGAGAGCGTTGAGCTTGAGGTTCTCAAACTCCTTGAGGAGAACGCAAGAATGAGCGAGGAGGAAATAGCCGAGGTTCTGGCACTGCCCGTTGACAGAGTTAAGGAGATCATTAAGAAGTTCGAGGATGATGGGGTTATTCTGAAGTACAAAGCCATCGTTGACTGGGAAAAGCTGCAGGAGGATTTTGTTTACGCTTTGATAAACGTTAAGGTCTCTTTGACGAGGGAGAAGGGGTATGATGATATTGCCAAGAGAATCGCCAAGTTCAGCGAAGTGCATGCGGTGAGGCTTGTAAGCGGTGAGTACGACTTTCAGGTTGTGGTAAAGGGGAAGAGCTTGAAGGACATCGCCTTCTTTGTTGCTGAGAAGATTTCGACCATTCCTGAGGTGAGGGATACCTTCACGCACTTCGTGCTGAGAACGTACAAGGAGGAAGGTGTGAATCTGTTTGAAGATGAGGAAGACAGGAGGCTTGCCTTTGTCCCGTAGACTTGCGAGAAGGGTTGAGGAGCTGAAGCCGTCGGGAATAAGGAGATTTTTCGACTTAGTGGTGGGAAGGGATGATGTGATAAGTCTCGGCGTTGGAGAGCCAGACTTCCCCGTGCCGTGGAGGATAAGGGAGGAGATGATTTACTCGCTGGAAAAGGGATACACATCCTACACATCCAACCTCGGCCTGCCGGAGCTGAGGGAGGGGATTGCGGAGTATTATACGAGGTTCGGCGTCAAGGCTCTGCCCGAGCAGGTCATGGTTACCTCAGGCGTTAGCGAGGGCGTTGACATTGCAATCAGAGCTCTGATAGAGCCGGGCGATGCTGCTCTCATCCCTGAGCCGTGCTACGTGAGCTACAAACCACTCGTTGAGATATGCGGCGGTGAAGCCGTGACGATTCCCACCGCTCCGGAGTTCAGGCTCACCTACGAGATGCTGATGCAGTACAGGGATGCGAAGGCCAAAATTCTCGTTTTGAACTACCCCGCAAATCCCACGGGTGTGAGCTACTCGAAGAAGGAGCTTGAGGAGATTGCTGACGCTGTAAACGAGCTCGACCTCATCGTTCTGTCCGATGAGATTTACGCTGAGCTCACCTACACGGGAAGGCATGTTTCCATGGCCGCGCTGAACGGAATGGAGGACAGAGTTGTTATTTTCAACGGCTTCTCCAAAGCGTTCGCAATGACCGGAATGAGGGTCGGCTACGTGATTGCCCCACCTGACATCTTTGCGGGGATGCTGAAAATTCACCAGTACTGCATGCTCTGCGCTCCAATAACGGGACAGATAGGGGCGATTGAGGCTCTGAGGAGCCTTGACGAAGTGGAGAGGATGAGGGCAGAGTACATGAGAAGAAGGAATTTTGTGGTCAAAAGATTGAGCGAGATTTTTGAGATAAAGAAGCCTGAAGGAGCATTTTACGCTTTTCCGAAGATTTCCTCAACCGGAATGTCCAGCGAGGAGTTTGCAGAGAAGCTGCTGCTCGAGAAAAGCGTTGCGGTTGTGCCGGGAAATGCCTTCGGCGAGTGCGGGGAGGGCTACGTAAGATTGGCTTACGCTGTGAAGTTCGAGAAGCTGAAGGAAGCAATGGACAGAATAAAGGAGTTTGTTGAGGAGCATGGTGAGGGTTAAGCTTTTCGCAAACTTCAGGGAGGCGGCGGGAGTTAAGGAGGTTGAGGTTGAAGCCGGAACTGTGGGAGAGGTGCTGCAGGAGCTGGTAAGGAGGTTTCCGAAGCTCGAAAGCCTGTTTTACGAGGAGGGAAGGCTGAGGGACTACGTCAACATCATGGTCAACGGGAGGAACGTTAGAGGGGATTTGAATTACCCGCTCAGCCACACAGATGAGGTCGCAATATTCCCGCCGGTGAGCGGGGGGTAGGAGAAATTTTCCGTAGAACAGCTTACACTTTTGAAAGATAAATATTTATTGCCCAGGGTTAAATTTTAAGCGATGGATAGTAAGGCCGTATCGCCCCTCATAGGATTCGTTTTGATGCTTGCCATCATAATGGGGTTAATCGGAATCATGCAGGCCCAGTGGGTGCCTGTTTGGAATAAAGAGGTTGAGGCGGAACATTTATCAAAGCTTGAATTTGAGGCTTCAGAAATCCCAAAAATTATGTTTATTTCCGCTACAACTGGAAAACAGGGGGTTGCGAGCATAGATGCAGGTTGTGAGTACCCAAACAGGGGGTTTCTGATAAATCCTTCAACAGCATCAACATCCTTAAAAGCAATTCCTCTAAGCGTTGATGTTAAGTTCAACGAAACGCTGCCTAATGGCAGTTTATTCCGTTACAGCAACAAGTTTACAACCTATGCAATAATTGTTCAACCAAACTACTTTTACATGCAAAAACCTGAAATAATCGTAGAGCACTCTGCCGTAATCAAAACCAGCGGAAATTCCGCCCTCAACGTTTCCTCACCCGTCTCATTTTCGAGGAATAAAGTTCACCTGTTTATCGTAAACTCCACCTTCAGTTCAATTTCTACACCTAATACACTAAATCTTCAATTTATCCCTGTCTCATATGGTGGAGATACCTTTGTCAAAAATGCATCAATAACTCTAAAAGTGTTAGATGAAACCTTTGACTGGTGGAATAAAACTTTAAAGAATATTTTTGGAGCGGGCAACGTTACAGCCGATGGGAGTAGGAAGGAAATGACCTTTAGGCTTTTCAACACGACGTTGAGCATGAGTTATCTGATTGTTCAGGCTTCGATTGGTGAAAGAGCTAAACTTAATGAGAGAATCGAACCTTACAGAATCTTTGCTACTTCAAGCAATACTCTGTCAATGCTGAAAGGAGAGCAAAGAGAGTTGAATGTAAAGGTTTTGGATATCTACAACAACCCCGTTAGAGGGTATTCACGTGTTAGCTATTCTGTTGTTTCCGGGGGCGATAAGTGTCGCATTGTGTCAGCATCCCCTCAAACTGATGAGAAAGGAGTTTTTACGGTTACGGTTGAAGCAGTGAATTCTGGCAACTGTGATGTAGAGTTTCGGATAGATAGCATAAATTCAGGATTCAACAAAACTAAATTTTCGATAACTGTTATTCCTGTTAGTTCTGGAGGGTTAGGAGGACAAGGATATTTGTCTTTCACTCCTGCATCAAGAGGGTTGGTTGAGATATACCATGGCCCTGTAAACGGGTTTATCGATCCAACAAAACCGCCTGCAGAGAGTCCAAGAGATTTAATCACAGACCCAAACTGGGAGCCATATGCTCTGGAAGACAAAGAACTGGCTGCTTATAATGATGGATCCTGGGACTGGTGGTCAGGCGAATATGTGCCCACCTCTGGATATTTGGAAAAAACGCAAAATAATGCTCAGTCTAAACAAAATAGCCAAAAGAATCATGCCTCCCAGTTGTTTGAGTTTAATGTCGGAGATGTACAAATGAGTAGTTTGAAAGTCTTCTGGAACGGTATTGCTTGGTTGGATGTGCAAAATAATCGCAATGATGGAGTTGTTCTTTACGTCTGGAATGGAACTGGTTGGGAATACCTGTGTGACACGACATCAAGTAGCGAAGTGTGGTTGCAATGCGAAAAGAGAGGTAACTACATCCAAAACAAGAAAGTGTACTTGCTAATAGTCCAAAATGACTGGACACAAACTTGGAAAGGCAACAGAGACTCGCAAATATACACCGACTACATCGAACTTGACATTCTGACTTGAGAAGGCAGAGTCTTGGAAATATAGTTTTTTCAAAAACAATAGGAACAAAGTTTACGAAAATAAAACTGATTTGCCCAAACCATCACTAAGCTTAACCATTAAAGCAAAATCGAATTGGGATAACGAACTTTGTCAAAGCCAATCAAACTCCATTATATCATTAGTTGCCGTTGAAAACCCTCTCTCAGCTCTCCTCCAGCGGCTTTACCGTCTTTATTGCCCATCAACCTCCCTCTAAAATTTACCTCACATAGCACTTCTAACAATCTCTTACGGTCCCCAACCAAAAACCTTAAATAAGTTAACTATTTCTAACAAAATGT
The nucleotide sequence above comes from Archaeoglobus fulgidus DSM 4304. Encoded proteins:
- a CDS encoding PAS domain S-box protein, translated to MKVFVRFVLMLTVISILSLLLGISLVEMGVPPVYYLYVVVIVLIVSLFSAGSILEPLEELRDAFQSVVSGEIRTVTPKSTDEFGELAKAFNWMVEELRKEKESLEESERRFRSVVEEMDGWLFELDSHYCITFASPNFRDKFGDVQGKPVRDVLEHFPVEKLESGKFEYEIIKDGKITPVEVIVKKDGGTYRCLARDISTRRKIERQLAFFREILEHSVDAIVILDVDSRITVWNRGAEMMFGYTAEEAVGKPLNFLMPKERWQQCTENFKRAVVEGHVKDIEAPRIRKDGEMIIVDQTLTSIHDSNGEVIGFVAIMRDITRRKKAEIELKNTCEELERRTREILEVQKGLQQLASIVENSNDAIYSVNLEGKITSWNRTAERLFGWRRDEALGMPASKLLPEEIKGETEFIIRRIREGESGLRFETRRLRKDGVVIDVEVTVSPLLNEMGELSGISIITRDISEKRQAEREAERRMLKYEVERGRVYFADSFDTAVDVINDLIRCGYNGRVISRRYPEVLGIEEGNHLMLSAKKRDGTLEPDPDRIYREILNMPGWKNAVLLDIDYLLIKRNFEEVYELIQRLKDVFFVLNKGILVVCTESELLGEREMKLLKMECCAIKSKKIEMPAEIYEILRFVYAQNRVGERPSIKDVMTNFGITRNTAKKRVAYLAERGLIKMIKDGRMKVLEVTEEGREVMRVA
- a CDS encoding HEPN domain-containing protein → MGIEEMEILRERAFKFLKNAEQLIESGVYDIAAFNIQQFVELYLKYALFKKVGDYPKTPSIKRLLREIGKASGKIDAVEEFMRENIDRISNVENAYITSRYIPSEFERIEVENMLKLARKIRDLVDAL
- a CDS encoding nucleotidyltransferase domain-containing protein, with product MSFDVFIETAREERKYFENYRHYAKIIKKLAKKMLEDAEVYVFGSVVEGRHTPANDIDILIVSKHVPKRNEDRAKIVGQILKDIDVFAPFEIHLATPELFEIYRKFAKKMEKV
- a CDS encoding amino acid transporter — protein: MQVQVSLSRDLSFFDITMIGIAGMIGAGVFALTGIAAGIAGPAIILAFFLNGIIATLTGLAYAELGSAMPQAGGGYLWIKEAMGDYAGFMAGWIDWAAHTIACALYAVTFGAFFAEMLVGFVGLPLPHVLTAKISSLAMVSFLAYVNYRGAKESGFLGSLVTVLKVLILLVFAGFGIIKMLSYPDWQSSFTPFFPTGFAGVLAAMGLTFIAFEGFEIIVQSGEEVKDPEKNIPKAIVVSLWVAVAIYILIAFSLLGAVRADVPSWMYLGQLAELSLVKVADSIMPLGGWMILAGGLISTISAMNATIYSSSRVIFALSRSGYLHRSLSAINERTKTPHYAIFFSYIIIAAASLAPIEAVASAASLMFIILFLAVNVTLIILRLRRPDIQSAFRLPLVPVLPAIAAALLAVVSYFLITQVEHGEGVFLITIAWMFLGSFFYFAYSEKELEKREEEEVMTVFTEKPVEKMEYTILVPVANPVIAKKLVRFAELIARKKKGAVVILNTVRLPQQTPISAPAKDVKKAKELVEGLMNLSVPSGGVVKVSHSVSEAILSTAEEWKANMIVMGWRGRTFRRDVVLGSTIDPVLLKAKCDVVVIRFEPGEKIPEFRDVLISTIGGPHAKLGYEIARALVEDKSGRIKLLYVGSSEKEREKAEKVFEEAMEILNGLNVEREFAISSSPSDVVAREAESFDLVIVGASERTFLKNFLTGLFPEKVVMKTSKTVAMTRKWVGLLNR
- a CDS encoding YeiH family protein is translated as MRETVKLIEVARELPVSRKNLQMLLLLLLCGAAAYIINLADPALEPLFLALVFGIVAGNLQRDEEKKRVVERYVPFLLPIGITLYGVNINIPYLGEFHPEIVAATLISTSLIFLTVFWLSSRLKLSRQMSILLACGSGICGVSAIAIISPLIKPRKEEFSAAIMIITAVGLTGAILYPSIAHYASISPDEFAVLAGATLHQTGIVKISSQLFGVEEEALAIKGIRIAMIALVVLILSIIYSESRFYVPWYIVSFLGVALFSSTYLPGEVVQALRPLATVMFATTLAAICYTVNVGRVQRVGVKPLFASYAGWAVGVAFVLLLLGSGAL
- a CDS encoding radical SAM protein, with amino-acid sequence MPKLGFVQVEVSTRCQLSCLMCPKSCFSDEWIAKDMNMETFRLIPFKKFHYAHLQGWGEPLLNPNIGEMVDIAAKSCKVGLTTNGLLIDHHIDSILKLDLLAVSVASGDARQHERVRGCSLEKLAGNIKLVSESRGKRPKIVIATMMLKSTIESLPKLIDFAAECGADEVIANNLDYIPSKELVGEEVFGLTADKDVEKAVEQAGKRAEELGIGFIAKPRLMEEALVCAENPVENCVVAVDGRIAPCAYLNLPTASETIPRWFRGRTVEVPKVYFSSFKEWLKSDFRDTFKRRLQVLHQSLPTELPPLPQPCRTCYKAYSV
- a CDS encoding DUF5395 domain-containing protein, which produces MVKLSFTLRFGDVWVAENEEIVAKGHSLDELDRNLELELRKAGYKGRVEIFMKFDYSTIPEWMRQFHPHYFNRTVVFDLD
- a CDS encoding Lrp/AsnC family transcriptional regulator, with amino-acid sequence MESVELEVLKLLEENARMSEEEIAEVLALPVDRVKEIIKKFEDDGVILKYKAIVDWEKLQEDFVYALINVKVSLTREKGYDDIAKRIAKFSEVHAVRLVSGEYDFQVVVKGKSLKDIAFFVAEKISTIPEVRDTFTHFVLRTYKEEGVNLFEDEEDRRLAFVP